One window of the Sphaerochaeta associata genome contains the following:
- a CDS encoding TetR/AcrR family transcriptional regulator, with amino-acid sequence MAKQPKPHGKAEATKQLIFERALTLFKKKGFDQVSIREITDYAGTAKGSFYTYFSTKSDIIVEEFWTIDAYYRSIEAEVLKQASAPRRLLRFTELQLLYVRDVIGCETLKVLYANQVLKEGSDKVITDQSRFWYTFICSIIEEGQETGLFRKEKGAAEYANFFNRAIRGLFLDWNISSASFDLVEAGLDYCRSLLLPALLQS; translated from the coding sequence ATGGCAAAGCAACCCAAACCGCACGGCAAGGCAGAAGCAACCAAGCAACTGATTTTTGAAAGAGCATTGACGCTGTTCAAGAAGAAGGGCTTCGACCAGGTCTCCATCAGGGAGATCACCGATTATGCGGGTACGGCGAAGGGGAGTTTTTACACCTACTTCAGCACCAAGAGCGACATCATCGTCGAGGAGTTCTGGACCATCGATGCCTACTACCGCAGCATTGAGGCAGAGGTGCTCAAGCAGGCCTCTGCTCCACGGCGACTGCTCAGGTTCACCGAGTTGCAGCTTCTGTATGTACGCGATGTCATCGGCTGTGAGACACTGAAGGTCCTGTATGCCAATCAGGTGCTCAAGGAGGGATCGGACAAGGTCATCACCGACCAAAGCCGATTCTGGTACACCTTCATCTGCTCGATCATCGAGGAGGGGCAAGAGACGGGCTTGTTTCGGAAGGAGAAAGGGGCTGCTGAATATGCAAACTTCTTCAACCGAGCGATTCGCGGTCTCTTCCTCGATTGGAATATCAGCTCGGCCTCCTTTGATTTAGTGGAGGCCGGGCTCGATTATTGCAGGTCCTTGTTGCTTCCCGCCCTGCTACAGTCCTAA
- a CDS encoding SGNH/GDSL hydrolase family protein, producing the protein MTHTTFSILGDSISTFKGFVPQENELFYPKEGVDVINVEHTWWHQLAKRCNLDLIMNESYSGSRISRTGLRPLSSCFQDEKRQSRLCGDLIIVFGGTNDWGQADLPVTKEVFIQAYEQLVAAMLERHSASKLYFCTPLQRTDRTLEQVNMHNWSQLELAQVVRDCVARHPKANLIDLAAYPIHEGDGMLADNLHPTRQGMKTLSHLIQQGLGL; encoded by the coding sequence ATGACACATACAACCTTCTCAATCCTCGGTGATTCCATATCAACCTTCAAAGGTTTTGTTCCCCAAGAGAACGAACTCTTCTACCCCAAGGAGGGGGTGGACGTCATCAACGTCGAACACACCTGGTGGCATCAGCTGGCAAAGCGGTGCAATCTGGACCTGATCATGAACGAGTCGTACTCGGGCAGCAGGATCAGCAGAACCGGCTTGAGACCCCTTTCTTCTTGTTTCCAGGATGAAAAAAGGCAGTCCCGGCTCTGTGGCGACCTGATCATCGTCTTTGGAGGAACCAACGACTGGGGACAGGCCGACCTGCCGGTAACCAAGGAGGTGTTCATCCAAGCATATGAGCAGTTGGTGGCAGCCATGCTTGAGCGGCATTCAGCAAGCAAGCTCTACTTCTGCACTCCCCTGCAACGCACCGACAGAACCCTGGAGCAAGTGAACATGCACAACTGGAGTCAGCTTGAGCTTGCGCAGGTGGTACGCGACTGCGTTGCTCGCCATCCGAAAGCCAACCTTATCGACCTGGCAGCCTATCCCATCCACGAAGGGGACGGGATGCTGGCAGACAACCTCCACCCCACCAGACAGGGAATGAAAACCCTCTCACACCTAATTCAGCAGGGATTAGGACTGTAG